The following proteins are encoded in a genomic region of Sorangiineae bacterium MSr12523:
- the kdpF gene encoding K(+)-transporting ATPase subunit F: MTAFQLVGAVLSAGLLVYLAFAMLKPEKF; encoded by the coding sequence ATGACCGCTTTCCAACTCGTTGGGGCCGTGTTGTCGGCCGGCCTCCTCGTCTACCTCGCGTTCGCGATGCTTAAGCCGGAGAAGTTCTGA
- a CDS encoding nucleotidyltransferase family protein: MSSSPLSLPRYAERACSEPPHASHALASEAFYARCLQDLTNANVPFLAGGSYALMQYCHLVRKTKDLDLFVRRRDLDAVLGVLRGAGCWTEVPFPHWLAKAHQDGQFIDIIFNSGNGLTAVDDDWFHHATSTTLFGVDVLLCPIEETIWSKSFVMERERFDGADVAHLIVAQGHHLDWERLLRRFGSRWPVLLGHLIFYSFIYPDEPTVPAWVMDELFRRAREDVALRHAVRTQRRMCRGTLLSREQYLPDLGRGFVDARLPPYGTMSAHTIAIWTEAIRKNR; this comes from the coding sequence ATGAGCTCCTCGCCGCTATCCCTCCCGCGCTACGCCGAGCGTGCTTGCAGTGAGCCCCCGCACGCCTCGCACGCCCTCGCCAGCGAAGCGTTCTATGCGCGCTGCCTGCAGGACCTCACGAACGCCAACGTGCCCTTCCTGGCCGGCGGCTCGTACGCCCTGATGCAGTATTGCCACCTCGTTCGCAAAACGAAGGATCTCGACCTGTTCGTGCGCCGTCGCGATTTGGATGCGGTCCTTGGCGTGCTTCGCGGCGCCGGTTGTTGGACCGAAGTTCCGTTTCCGCATTGGTTGGCCAAGGCCCATCAGGATGGGCAGTTCATCGACATCATCTTCAACTCGGGCAATGGCCTCACCGCGGTGGACGACGATTGGTTCCATCACGCCACCAGCACGACCTTGTTTGGCGTGGATGTGTTGCTTTGCCCCATCGAAGAGACGATTTGGTCCAAGTCCTTCGTCATGGAGCGCGAGCGCTTCGATGGCGCGGACGTCGCGCATTTGATCGTGGCACAGGGCCACCATCTGGATTGGGAGCGCCTCCTGCGGCGATTTGGATCGCGCTGGCCGGTGCTACTCGGACACCTAATTTTCTATAGCTTCATTTATCCAGACGAACCCACTGTCCCCGCGTGGGTCATGGACGAGCTGTTTCGACGGGCGCGTGAAGATGTGGCGCTTCGCCATGCCGTGCGCACGCAGAGGCGGATGTGCCGTGGCACCTTGCTGTCGCGCGAGCAATATCTGCCGGATTTGGGACGCGGATTCGTCGATGCGCGCCTGCCTCCGTATGGAACCATGAGTGCACACACCATCGCCATCTGGACGGAGGCCATAAGAAAGAATCGTTGA
- a CDS encoding HINT domain-containing protein, which translates to MIRRLLDDRRGVSAVEYALLLAALLLVFAGGYHALGRKNVKPTNASTDELRGGTGYIAGTGPGASGAGGAGNVGGGPGGVVCDGRSCGAPGGNCFVAGTPVWTPSGERPIENIAEGDIVFSRDEASAAIKPRRVVRTFTRRAQRLVAVTIASAQKSETLRVTGEHRFWTEDRGWAEAAALVKNEPLVDLAGDAVRVVSVVPLAEEAVVYNFEVEETHTYFVGHTATWVHNACDPIKPVFDGLTGQAAVGISPTLFTNYFTTGALPPNGTGTFAINTTSGAISIGQSSWFGPPTFNGQYVGLLTQPDGNVPHDINPNADVIFTDNLTGCAVVVTQNDRPQLLHIHAPLLGDDPQTYNATLVPYMYSQGIDADGNPSHGIPPPLVVKASDYGWIIGGGDYGPGMNNPHNAHAFLYGVKDDTGHRQWWLLKVQSLPNNGGYQHTTMPVGTTLY; encoded by the coding sequence ATGATCCGACGTCTCTTGGATGATCGACGCGGAGTATCTGCGGTGGAGTACGCGCTCCTGTTGGCCGCTCTTCTCCTTGTCTTCGCCGGGGGCTATCACGCGCTCGGTAGGAAAAACGTCAAACCCACGAATGCATCGACCGACGAGTTGAGAGGCGGTACGGGGTACATCGCAGGCACGGGGCCGGGTGCGTCGGGCGCCGGTGGAGCCGGGAATGTCGGTGGAGGACCCGGCGGCGTCGTGTGCGACGGTCGTTCATGCGGCGCCCCGGGAGGCAATTGCTTCGTGGCGGGGACGCCCGTATGGACCCCCAGCGGCGAGCGTCCCATCGAGAACATCGCCGAAGGCGATATCGTGTTTTCGCGTGATGAAGCGTCGGCAGCGATAAAGCCTCGTCGCGTGGTGCGGACCTTCACACGGCGCGCGCAGCGTCTGGTGGCCGTGACGATCGCGAGCGCGCAAAAAAGCGAGACATTGCGGGTCACCGGCGAGCATCGTTTCTGGACCGAAGATCGCGGCTGGGCCGAGGCCGCCGCCCTCGTGAAGAATGAGCCGCTCGTCGACCTCGCAGGCGACGCCGTCCGCGTGGTTTCGGTGGTGCCTCTTGCCGAAGAGGCCGTCGTTTACAACTTCGAAGTCGAGGAGACGCACACGTACTTCGTCGGGCACACCGCAACATGGGTGCACAATGCATGCGATCCCATCAAGCCTGTGTTCGACGGGCTGACGGGTCAAGCGGCCGTGGGGATTTCGCCGACGCTCTTCACCAACTATTTCACCACGGGTGCCCTCCCGCCGAACGGAACGGGGACGTTCGCGATCAACACCACCAGCGGTGCGATATCCATCGGCCAGTCTTCGTGGTTCGGCCCGCCGACGTTCAATGGGCAATATGTCGGGTTGCTCACGCAGCCGGACGGGAATGTGCCGCACGACATCAACCCCAATGCGGACGTGATCTTTACGGACAACCTCACCGGCTGCGCGGTCGTGGTCACGCAGAACGACCGACCGCAGTTGCTGCACATACATGCGCCGCTTCTGGGAGACGATCCCCAAACGTACAACGCGACCCTCGTGCCTTATATGTACTCGCAGGGGATCGATGCGGACGGCAATCCTTCGCACGGCATTCCCCCGCCGTTGGTGGTGAAGGCCAGCGATTACGGTTGGATCATTGGTGGCGGCGACTACGGGCCGGGAATGAACAACCCGCACAACGCGCACGCGTTCCTCTATGGCGTCAAAGATGACACCGGCCATCGTCAGTGGTGGCTGCTCAAAGTGCAATCGCTGCCAAACAACGGCGGCTATCAGCACACGACGATGCCCGTGGGAACGACGCTCTATTGA
- the kdpC gene encoding potassium-transporting ATPase subunit KdpC, translating to MTASTNTAQQDSPVTSAEQPSFARQLVHAIGMLVILTVITGVVYPLVVTGVAQTLFKDKAEGSLIVKDGKVVGSHLLGQSFEDPKHFWGRLSATSPGPYNGASSSPANLGPTNEAETKAAQARIDALHEADPGNNAPIPVDLVTGSGSGLDPHISPAAAEYQVRRVARVRGIPEARVRELVAAHTQGRDLGILGEPAVNVLELNLALDAL from the coding sequence ATGACTGCCTCTACGAATACCGCTCAACAAGACTCGCCCGTCACGTCCGCCGAGCAACCGTCGTTCGCGCGCCAGCTCGTTCACGCCATCGGCATGCTGGTCATTCTGACCGTGATCACCGGCGTGGTGTATCCGCTGGTCGTGACGGGGGTCGCGCAAACGCTCTTCAAGGACAAGGCCGAGGGAAGCCTCATCGTGAAAGACGGCAAGGTCGTGGGTTCGCACCTCCTCGGCCAGTCGTTCGAGGATCCGAAGCACTTCTGGGGCCGGCTTTCGGCCACCTCGCCTGGGCCGTACAACGGGGCTTCGTCGTCGCCGGCGAACCTCGGCCCCACGAACGAGGCGGAGACCAAGGCTGCGCAAGCGCGCATCGATGCGTTGCACGAGGCCGACCCTGGGAACAACGCGCCTATCCCGGTCGATCTCGTGACGGGCTCGGGCAGCGGGCTCGATCCGCACATCAGCCCCGCCGCCGCGGAATACCAAGTTCGCCGTGTGGCGCGCGTACGTGGCATTCCGGAGGCGAGGGTGCGCGAGCTCGTCGCCGCGCATACCCAGGGACGGGACCTGGGCATTCTGGGCGAGCCTGCCGTCAATGTGCTGGAGTTGAACTTGGCATTGGACGCGCTTTAG
- the kdpA gene encoding potassium-transporting ATPase subunit KdpA, translated as MTTNGIFQILLYLILLAVLSKPLGDYMARVYTGEATIAQKVLGPVERLIYRVLGIDPTKEMTWKTYAVASMLFNIVGIFVVYLLQRIQGVLPANPQGFGAVTPDSSFNTAISFGTNTNWQGYGGESTMSYLTQMLGLNVQNFVSAAVGMAVLVALIRGFTRRSASTLGNFWTDLTRSTLYILLPLSLILAVLLVSQGVVQSFSSYGSASLLEATKDADGKSIVDQVIPLGPAASQIAIKQLGTNGGGFFNANSAHPFENPTGLANFLEVFSILILSAALCHTFGKMVKDPRQGWALLAAMYVIFVPLLFFCVYQEQGGNPALAHLPIDQAASALSSGGNMEGKEVRFGIANSGLWAAATTAASNGSVNAAHDSLTPLGGLVPMWLMQLGEIIFGGVGCGLYGMVMFAIVAVFVAGLMVGRTPEYLGKKIEAYEMKMASIAILVPCALVLVGTAIACTTEAGQKGPLNPSAHGFSEILYALSSASNNNGSAFGGLSANTPFYNTLLGICMFLSRFWLMIPVLAAAGALAKKKIVPQTSGTLPTHTPLFVAMLVGTIVIVGALTFIPALALGPIVEHLLALGP; from the coding sequence ATGACCACCAATGGCATCTTTCAGATTCTTCTATATCTGATTTTGCTCGCGGTCCTCTCCAAGCCACTCGGAGACTACATGGCCCGCGTCTACACCGGCGAGGCCACGATCGCGCAGAAAGTCCTCGGGCCCGTCGAACGGCTCATTTACCGCGTACTCGGGATCGATCCCACCAAGGAGATGACCTGGAAGACGTACGCAGTCGCGTCGATGCTCTTCAACATCGTCGGCATCTTCGTCGTCTACCTGCTTCAGCGCATTCAAGGCGTGCTGCCGGCCAACCCGCAGGGCTTCGGCGCCGTCACGCCCGATTCGTCGTTCAACACGGCCATCAGCTTTGGCACCAATACGAATTGGCAGGGCTACGGCGGCGAGAGCACGATGAGCTACCTCACGCAGATGCTCGGCCTGAACGTGCAGAACTTCGTTTCGGCCGCGGTGGGTATGGCGGTGTTGGTCGCGCTCATTCGCGGCTTCACCCGACGGTCGGCCTCCACCCTGGGCAATTTCTGGACGGATCTCACGCGGAGCACGCTTTACATCTTGCTACCGCTTTCCCTCATCCTCGCGGTGCTCCTGGTCTCGCAGGGCGTCGTGCAGTCCTTCAGCAGTTATGGCTCGGCCAGCCTGCTCGAGGCCACCAAGGATGCCGATGGCAAGAGCATCGTCGATCAAGTCATCCCGCTCGGGCCGGCCGCCTCGCAAATCGCCATCAAGCAGCTCGGCACCAATGGCGGCGGTTTCTTCAATGCCAACTCCGCGCATCCGTTCGAGAACCCCACCGGGCTGGCGAACTTCCTCGAGGTTTTCTCCATCCTGATCCTGTCAGCCGCGCTCTGCCACACCTTCGGTAAGATGGTGAAGGATCCGCGGCAGGGTTGGGCGCTGCTCGCGGCGATGTACGTCATTTTCGTTCCGCTGCTCTTTTTCTGCGTCTACCAGGAGCAGGGCGGAAACCCGGCGCTGGCGCACCTTCCCATCGACCAAGCGGCGAGCGCGCTCTCGTCCGGCGGCAACATGGAGGGCAAAGAGGTTCGCTTCGGCATTGCCAACTCCGGACTCTGGGCGGCGGCCACCACCGCGGCCTCGAATGGGTCGGTCAATGCCGCGCATGATTCGCTCACGCCACTCGGCGGCCTCGTCCCCATGTGGCTCATGCAGCTCGGTGAGATCATCTTCGGCGGCGTCGGCTGCGGACTTTACGGCATGGTGATGTTCGCCATCGTCGCGGTCTTCGTCGCGGGCCTCATGGTGGGCCGCACCCCCGAGTACCTGGGCAAGAAGATCGAGGCGTACGAGATGAAGATGGCCTCCATTGCCATTCTCGTTCCGTGCGCGCTCGTGCTCGTGGGCACGGCCATCGCCTGCACGACCGAGGCGGGGCAGAAAGGGCCGCTCAACCCGTCGGCGCACGGATTCAGTGAAATCCTTTATGCACTCTCGTCGGCGTCGAACAACAACGGCAGCGCGTTCGGCGGCCTTTCGGCGAATACGCCGTTTTACAACACGCTACTCGGGATATGCATGTTCCTCTCGCGCTTTTGGCTGATGATTCCCGTATTGGCCGCCGCCGGCGCGCTCGCAAAGAAGAAGATCGTTCCCCAGACCAGCGGAACGTTGCCCACGCACACTCCCCTTTTCGTCGCCATGCTCGTGGGCACGATTGTCATCGTTGGCGCGCTCACCTTCATTCCGGCGTTGGCCCTCGGACCAATCGTCGAGCATCTCCTCGCACTGGGACCTTGA
- a CDS encoding ATP-binding protein, whose protein sequence is MTTIGAQDLSGTRRTGAAERTTDFEERGAGVGGVGSVHGRRHLRFLTDLRELMESLESAESPEDACALTVEALVAGGRDVMCAFAYLVERDGDRTRLVARSGPAWVHDATIVLRQPALRGALEVIGDLDRHLMVRERTALNDVPRVGLSVPAKEPRGDMPRAVLVVGLTDPASSLEGDMHAYLDLVATQLGSRIGRLYAEEQQRARSTAFAARDRAKTDFVGTVSHEFRTPLTLVLGPVDDAIDDETLPKEHRARLGLVRRNAQRLAKLADTLLDFSRVETGRVDAVFHEVDLPALTADLASAFRSAIEKAGLRLVVDLSPMREATFVDHDMWEKIVLNLLSNALKFTFEGEIRLSLRERDGHIQLCVSDTGSGIPEAEIGRVFERFHRVSGVRGRTQEGTGIGLALVKDLVKIHGGDICVASSTQLGAGNGTTFTVKIPTGSLHLPQSRVSRQQTSARASAGVATYVEEALRWLPGSDEKCPSTRPPASTSAPGTVATAAAPTRARILLADDNADIRSYMTRLLGKHWDVTAVADGQAALEAARANRPDLILSDVMMPRLDGFALLRAIREDSRLKTTPVILLTARAGQESTVEGFAAGADDYVLKPFSARELVARVRTHLELSNVRRQSEMEQETARTHAERLNRMKDEFLATVSHELRTPLQAILGWVKLLSDGQVKPERVAKAIDVIERNARAQAQLIEDILDVSRIIAGKIRLDLKPVDMVAVVNGAIDTVRPAAQKKQIEIVATLGPALGGVVGDADRLQQVVWNLLSNAVKFTPAGGKVAIFATMNRGRVEVRVTDTGEGINPAFLPHVFERFRQADGTTTRSQGGLGLGLAIVRHIVELHGGTVEADSEGSGKGASFAVNLPVRTLMSTARFAERDSGTHPTAAVARRLDGKRILVVDDEEDARDLLMEVLKENGAESRGARSVAEALSMIDEFRPDVILSDIGMPVDDGYSLIRRLRAIEAERKSPPIPALALTAYAREADRRMALEAGYQMHVPKPVEPSALVEAIARWAAPVEPLKDTGTT, encoded by the coding sequence GTGACGACCATCGGGGCACAGGACCTGAGCGGAACGCGCCGTACCGGCGCGGCAGAGCGGACGACTGACTTCGAAGAGCGTGGCGCCGGTGTTGGTGGCGTTGGCAGCGTGCACGGGCGGCGCCATCTTCGGTTTCTTACCGACCTGCGCGAACTGATGGAGAGCCTCGAATCGGCCGAAAGCCCGGAAGACGCCTGCGCCCTGACCGTGGAAGCCCTCGTCGCCGGCGGGCGCGACGTGATGTGCGCCTTCGCCTATCTTGTGGAACGAGACGGCGACCGTACCCGCCTGGTGGCGCGCTCCGGCCCCGCTTGGGTGCATGATGCAACGATTGTGCTGCGCCAGCCTGCCTTGCGCGGCGCCCTGGAGGTCATTGGCGATTTGGATCGGCACCTGATGGTGCGTGAGCGCACGGCGCTCAACGATGTGCCGCGGGTTGGCTTGAGCGTGCCGGCGAAGGAGCCCCGCGGGGACATGCCGCGTGCGGTCCTGGTGGTGGGCCTCACCGATCCAGCATCGTCGCTCGAGGGCGACATGCACGCGTACCTCGATCTGGTGGCGACGCAGCTCGGCAGCCGCATCGGGCGGCTCTACGCGGAGGAGCAGCAGCGCGCGCGCTCGACGGCCTTCGCCGCGCGCGACCGCGCGAAGACGGACTTCGTCGGCACCGTGAGCCACGAGTTCCGCACGCCGCTCACCTTGGTCTTGGGCCCGGTCGACGATGCCATCGACGACGAGACCTTGCCCAAGGAGCATCGCGCGCGCCTCGGGCTCGTGCGGCGCAACGCGCAGCGTCTCGCCAAGCTGGCCGACACCCTGCTGGACTTCTCCCGCGTGGAGACCGGGCGTGTGGACGCCGTCTTTCACGAGGTCGATCTGCCCGCGCTCACCGCGGACTTGGCGAGCGCGTTTCGCTCGGCCATCGAGAAGGCGGGCTTGCGCCTCGTCGTCGACCTTTCGCCCATGCGTGAGGCCACCTTCGTGGACCACGACATGTGGGAAAAGATCGTTCTCAATTTGCTGTCGAACGCGCTCAAGTTCACCTTCGAGGGCGAGATTCGTCTTTCGCTGCGCGAGCGCGACGGCCATATCCAGCTTTGTGTGAGCGACACGGGCAGCGGCATCCCCGAGGCGGAGATCGGCCGCGTGTTCGAGCGCTTCCACCGCGTGAGCGGCGTGCGCGGGCGCACCCAAGAGGGCACGGGCATCGGCCTCGCGCTGGTGAAGGACCTGGTGAAGATCCACGGCGGCGACATTTGCGTGGCGAGCTCGACGCAGTTGGGCGCGGGCAACGGCACCACGTTCACGGTGAAGATCCCCACGGGCTCGTTGCACCTTCCGCAGAGCCGCGTGAGCCGTCAGCAGACGTCGGCGCGCGCCTCGGCGGGCGTGGCCACCTACGTGGAGGAGGCCCTGCGATGGCTTCCCGGATCGGACGAGAAATGTCCGTCGACGCGGCCGCCCGCCTCCACCTCGGCGCCGGGGACCGTCGCCACTGCCGCGGCTCCAACCCGAGCGCGGATTCTGTTGGCCGATGACAATGCCGACATTCGCTCGTACATGACCCGGCTGCTCGGCAAGCACTGGGACGTGACCGCGGTGGCCGATGGCCAGGCGGCTTTGGAAGCCGCTCGCGCGAACCGACCCGACTTGATCCTGAGCGACGTCATGATGCCGCGCCTCGATGGCTTTGCGTTGCTCCGCGCCATTCGCGAGGATTCGCGGTTGAAGACCACCCCGGTCATTCTGCTCACGGCGCGGGCGGGGCAGGAATCCACCGTCGAGGGTTTCGCGGCGGGCGCCGATGACTACGTGCTCAAGCCGTTCTCCGCGCGGGAGCTGGTGGCGCGCGTGCGCACGCACCTCGAGCTGTCGAACGTGCGGCGGCAATCCGAAATGGAGCAAGAGACGGCGCGCACGCACGCCGAGCGGCTCAATCGGATGAAGGACGAGTTCCTGGCCACGGTCTCGCACGAGCTGCGCACGCCCCTGCAGGCCATCCTCGGCTGGGTGAAGCTCCTCAGCGACGGCCAAGTGAAGCCCGAGCGCGTGGCCAAGGCCATCGACGTCATCGAGCGCAATGCCCGGGCGCAGGCGCAATTGATCGAGGACATCCTCGATGTGTCGCGCATCATCGCGGGCAAGATTCGGCTCGATCTGAAGCCGGTCGACATGGTCGCCGTGGTGAACGGCGCCATCGACACGGTGCGGCCTGCCGCGCAGAAGAAGCAAATCGAGATCGTCGCGACCCTGGGACCGGCGCTCGGTGGCGTCGTGGGCGATGCGGATCGCTTGCAGCAGGTGGTGTGGAACCTCCTGTCCAACGCGGTGAAGTTCACCCCGGCGGGCGGCAAGGTGGCCATCTTCGCAACCATGAACCGAGGCCGGGTCGAGGTGCGGGTGACGGACACCGGCGAGGGCATCAACCCGGCGTTCCTGCCGCACGTCTTCGAGCGATTCCGCCAGGCCGACGGCACCACCACGCGTTCGCAGGGCGGGCTCGGTCTAGGCCTGGCCATCGTGCGGCACATCGTGGAACTCCACGGCGGCACCGTGGAGGCCGACAGCGAGGGCTCGGGCAAGGGCGCCAGCTTCGCGGTGAACCTGCCGGTGCGCACCTTGATGTCGACCGCGCGTTTCGCCGAGCGCGATTCGGGCACGCATCCGACGGCCGCCGTCGCGCGACGGCTCGATGGAAAGCGCATCTTGGTCGTGGACGACGAAGAGGACGCTCGCGACCTTCTGATGGAGGTCCTCAAGGAAAACGGCGCCGAGTCACGCGGCGCGCGCAGTGTGGCGGAGGCTCTCTCGATGATCGACGAGTTCCGCCCCGACGTGATCCTGTCCGACATCGGGATGCCCGTCGACGATGGGTACTCGTTGATTCGACGGCTCCGCGCCATCGAGGCCGAGCGCAAGTCCCCGCCGATTCCGGCGCTGGCGCTCACCGCCTACGCCCGGGAGGCCGACCGCCGCATGGCCCTCGAGGCGGGCTACCAGATGCACGTGCCCAAGCCCGTCGAACCGTCGGCCTTGGTCGAAGCCATTGCGCGCTGGGCCGCGCCCGTGGAGCCGTTGAAGGACACGGGTACGACCTGA
- the kdpB gene encoding potassium-transporting ATPase subunit KdpB: protein MSTKSPSLPSIPEPAPSGRISQIAAQAKKEAHQAARAGVTPARGGAAPRKLFEADIVKRAIVESFIKLDPRHQVKNPVMFVVEVGSALTTLLFIQAVVGQGEAPAGFIAAVSAWLWFTVLFANFAEAMAEGRGKAQADALRNARKDTQAKKLAEARREAKYNVVSSATLRKGDVVLIEAGDDIPCDGDIIEGVASVNEAAITGESAPVIRESGGDRSAVVAGTQVLSDWIIVRVAANPGETFLDRMISMVEGAKRQKTPNEIALNILLAKLTIIFLLATVTLLPFSSYAVKAAGAGHVVSVTVLVALLVCLIPTTIGGLLSAIGIAGMDRMIQANVIATSGRAVEAAGDVDVLLLDKTGTITLGNRQATKFHPAPGVSEAELADAAQLSSLADETPEGRSIVVLAKERYGLRERNLHDLGATFVPFTAQTRMSGVDADGRQLRKGASEAIEAYVKAKGTIFPEAVQNTVKDISKKGGTPLVVADGAKVVGVIELKDIVKGGIKERFAELRRMGIKTVMITGDNPLTAAAIAAESGVDDFLAEATPEAKLKLIREHQAGGRLVAMTGDGTNDAPALAQADVAVAMNSGTQAAKEAGNMVDLDSNPTKLIEIVEIGKQMLMTRGALTTFSIANDIAKYFAIIPAAFAVTYPQLNKLNVMHLATPASAIMSAVIFNALVIIFLIPLALRGIAYKPMGAGALLQRNLLIYGLGGIVIPFIGIKAIDLLLVVLHLT from the coding sequence ATGAGCACCAAGTCACCTTCGTTGCCCTCCATTCCGGAGCCGGCGCCGTCAGGGCGCATCTCGCAGATTGCCGCGCAGGCGAAAAAAGAAGCCCACCAAGCTGCACGCGCCGGCGTCACCCCCGCGCGCGGTGGGGCGGCCCCGCGCAAGCTGTTCGAGGCCGACATCGTCAAGCGCGCCATCGTCGAGTCGTTCATCAAGCTCGACCCGCGCCATCAGGTCAAAAACCCCGTCATGTTCGTGGTCGAGGTGGGGAGCGCGCTCACCACGTTGCTCTTCATCCAGGCCGTGGTCGGCCAAGGCGAGGCGCCCGCCGGCTTCATCGCGGCCGTCTCGGCGTGGCTATGGTTCACCGTGCTCTTTGCCAACTTCGCGGAAGCGATGGCCGAAGGGCGCGGCAAAGCGCAGGCCGATGCACTTCGCAATGCGCGCAAGGATACGCAAGCGAAGAAGCTTGCCGAGGCACGCCGCGAGGCCAAGTACAACGTCGTCTCGTCGGCCACCTTGCGCAAAGGCGACGTGGTCCTCATCGAGGCGGGCGACGACATTCCCTGCGACGGCGACATCATCGAGGGCGTGGCCTCGGTCAATGAGGCTGCCATCACGGGCGAAAGCGCGCCGGTCATCCGCGAGAGCGGTGGCGACCGCAGCGCCGTCGTCGCCGGCACGCAGGTGCTCTCGGACTGGATCATCGTGCGCGTGGCCGCCAACCCGGGCGAGACCTTCCTCGACCGCATGATCTCGATGGTCGAAGGCGCCAAGCGACAGAAGACGCCAAACGAGATCGCGCTGAACATTCTGCTGGCCAAGCTGACGATCATCTTCTTGCTGGCCACCGTAACCTTGCTGCCCTTCTCGTCGTACGCCGTGAAGGCGGCGGGCGCGGGGCATGTCGTCAGTGTGACCGTGCTGGTCGCGCTGCTGGTGTGCCTCATTCCGACGACCATCGGTGGTCTGCTCTCGGCCATCGGCATCGCCGGCATGGACCGAATGATCCAGGCCAACGTCATCGCCACCTCGGGTCGCGCCGTAGAAGCCGCAGGCGACGTGGACGTGCTCTTGCTCGACAAGACGGGCACCATCACGCTCGGCAACCGCCAGGCGACGAAGTTCCACCCTGCCCCCGGCGTGTCGGAGGCGGAGCTTGCCGATGCCGCGCAGCTCTCGTCGCTGGCCGACGAGACGCCGGAGGGACGCAGCATCGTCGTTCTCGCCAAGGAGAGATACGGCCTTCGCGAGCGCAACCTGCACGATCTCGGCGCGACGTTCGTCCCCTTCACGGCGCAGACCCGCATGAGCGGCGTCGATGCCGACGGGCGCCAGCTTCGCAAGGGCGCCTCCGAGGCCATCGAGGCCTACGTGAAGGCCAAGGGCACGATCTTCCCCGAGGCCGTGCAGAACACGGTGAAGGACATCTCCAAGAAGGGCGGCACGCCGCTGGTCGTGGCGGATGGTGCGAAGGTCGTCGGTGTCATCGAATTGAAGGACATCGTCAAAGGCGGCATCAAGGAGCGCTTCGCCGAGTTGCGCCGCATGGGCATCAAGACCGTGATGATCACGGGCGACAACCCGCTCACTGCGGCGGCCATCGCGGCCGAGTCGGGGGTCGATGACTTCCTCGCGGAGGCCACGCCCGAGGCGAAGCTCAAATTGATCCGCGAGCACCAAGCCGGCGGGCGCCTGGTCGCCATGACCGGCGATGGCACGAACGACGCCCCCGCGCTGGCCCAGGCCGACGTGGCGGTGGCCATGAACTCCGGCACGCAGGCCGCGAAAGAGGCCGGCAACATGGTCGACCTCGATTCGAATCCGACGAAGCTCATCGAGATCGTCGAAATCGGCAAGCAGATGCTCATGACGCGCGGTGCGCTGACCACGTTCAGCATCGCGAACGACATTGCGAAGTACTTCGCCATCATCCCGGCGGCCTTTGCGGTGACGTACCCGCAACTGAACAAGCTCAATGTCATGCACCTGGCCACGCCGGCGAGCGCCATCATGAGCGCGGTCATCTTCAACGCGCTGGTGATCATCTTCCTCATCCCCCTGGCTCTGCGCGGCATTGCCTACAAACCCATGGGCGCGGGCGCGCTCTTGCAGCGCAACCTCCTCATCTACGGGCTCGGTGGCATCGTCATTCCGTTCATCGGAATCAAGGCCATCGACTTGCTCCTCGTCGTTCTCCACCTCACGTGA
- a CDS encoding metallophosphoesterase, translating into MTATSGGGRTEQGTSQWRAADGAASARILLQPPHCIASNPGNSPMSDIKSGPRVRIAAVGDLHCRKTSTHTISPLLEAVNDRADVLVLCGDLTDHGTAEEAHILAKELGVVRIPKVGVLGNHDFESGHPEEVSAILEQAGVEMLDGEAVEVCGVGFAGTKGFIGGFGRGTLGGWGEAAIKRIVQEAIDEALKLESALSRLRTERRIAVLHYAPIRETVEGEPVEIFPYLGCGRLAEPLNRYPVDALFHGHAHHGSPEGRTNAGIPIYNVALPLLRTVTPESPNFRVLQL; encoded by the coding sequence ATGACCGCAACCAGCGGCGGAGGCAGGACGGAGCAAGGCACGAGCCAGTGGCGGGCTGCCGACGGTGCCGCTTCGGCGAGGATCTTGCTCCAACCGCCGCACTGCATTGCCTCCAACCCGGGAAATTCGCCAATGAGCGACATCAAATCCGGCCCGCGCGTGCGCATTGCCGCCGTGGGCGATCTCCACTGCCGAAAGACGTCGACCCATACGATTTCGCCGTTGCTCGAGGCCGTCAACGACCGGGCCGATGTCCTGGTTCTCTGCGGAGATTTGACCGATCACGGCACCGCGGAGGAGGCGCACATCCTGGCCAAGGAGCTGGGCGTGGTGCGCATTCCCAAGGTAGGCGTTCTGGGAAATCACGATTTCGAGTCCGGCCACCCCGAGGAGGTTTCCGCCATTTTAGAGCAAGCCGGTGTGGAGATGCTCGATGGCGAGGCGGTGGAAGTCTGCGGGGTCGGTTTCGCCGGGACCAAAGGATTCATCGGCGGATTCGGCCGTGGCACATTGGGAGGCTGGGGCGAAGCTGCCATCAAGCGCATCGTGCAAGAGGCCATCGATGAAGCGCTCAAGCTCGAGTCTGCCCTGAGCCGTTTGCGCACGGAGCGGCGCATTGCTGTTTTGCACTACGCGCCCATTCGCGAGACGGTGGAGGGGGAGCCCGTGGAGATTTTCCCCTACCTCGGCTGCGGGCGTCTGGCGGAACCGCTGAATCGGTATCCGGTCGATGCGCTTTTTCACGGGCACGCGCACCATGGCAGCCCGGAGGGCCGCACGAACGCGGGCATTCCGATTTACAATGTTGCGCTGCCGCTACTCCGGACCGTCACGCCGGAGAGTCCCAACTTCCGTGTGCTCCAGCTCTGA